The window AAACTCTGTTTGGCTAGCTCTAGGTCAAAAATGTGTAAGCAAGCATGTGTTTTGAaactgttaacatttttttcccacatgAAGGACCAGTAGGAAGCTGCACGAGCAGCCGgagataaaaaggaaaaatttaaagaaaagtattttttattatattatccagttcatattcataaacaaaaacaaaagaaatattaataataaaaaaataataataataataaaagagaaGTACTACATTTTGTTGTACAGTTGATCAATCACAAAAAAGTAGTACTAATTAGATTTATCAATTATCTGAACTGTTGATTTGTGATCTGTGAATAGATAGTTTGTTCTTGACTGGTTTTCTCTGAAGAGGTTTTTGACGTTGTATGCCTTTTGGGAAAACTCAGGGCTATGTAATTTAAGGCATCTGTTTCCTGCAGAGgaaagcagacacacacacacacacacacacacacacacacgcacatgacTACATAATGGAAAATCACACATTTTATGAACTGGTATAACAGTACTATAGCCTACAGAAACCACATGTAAATAggaaatggtttaaaaaaaacttaaagtcAAACTTTAATATAGTTGCTAGATTTTGACATTTACCCAcagatcattttttttcctaaaattgACCATCCCTGTGAGTTGTGAGCATTTATGTAGGCTAAtctgccaaaataaaacatcagaatTCTTTCCTGTGCAGTACAAGTTGGATTACCTGAGTCCGTTGATTTCTGGGTTGTTTTGAAGTTTCTTTAgatgataatgaaaaaaataatacgtatattttaatcacaattatcagatttactttttatcacgtttttattacgttaTATTACGTTTTACCTATTTTAagtttatgcatatatatttactgtaccttttttgtgatttttgtaaaTCCGTCTCACCATAAATATATTCACGATAATGGATATTATGGTTATTGTGCAGAGGGTCAAAACAACTGGATTCCAAAAATTGAAAGGTGCTGTAATAGTAACAAAACatataagaaataaagtcaaataagtCAACTATATACTCTGTATCAAAATCAAACATATCTGTACCTTCAATAATTAACTTGGTTCCGTTCCCCAAGTGTATCTTTCCACATGTGGCAACAGCACAGTAATAAATTCCAGCATCAGACGGTGTGAGATCAGCCTGAGAGAGACTGTAGACACAGCTCTGGGTCTCTGATCTCTCCGTACACCGATCACTCCTGTTATCATGAGTGTAAATGATTCCTGGATCAGAATGTCCTGGTGAACGTCTGAACCAGTAGACGCTGTACTCTCCTGCACAGATCTGACTGACGACCGAACACTGAAGAGTCACTGAATCTCCTGGATGAAGTCTGTCAGAAACCGGCCGCTGGAGAACCGTGGTCCTTCTAGGTCCGTCACTCTCTGAAAGTGATATAACATTCTGTGAATGCtttaaaacagcacacacatatgTCCAGTTCAAATATGGTCTTAAACTCACCTTTACGTAGAAGAATCGTGCCTTCTCCAAATGTCATAACGTTCAGGAAACTCACAGCACAATAGTAGGTTGCAAAGTCATATTCTTTCAAGTTTATGATGGTCAAATTAAAGGAGTCAGTCCCAGGACTGATAGGGTGATTTTTCTCGTTAAAGCCACTTTCATATGTAACGCTTGAAGAGCCGTGTTCTGAATAAGCTACGAGAAGTGGTTTCTTCCCAACAGAATGTTTATACCatgaaacaacatttacatAGTCGTCTGAGTGAGAGCAGACTATAATCACACTGCTTCCAAGTTCAGCAGCTAGCAAAGGATCCTGGTGAATAAAAACACCACTTTCCCATGATCCAtctatgaacaaaaaaaacaaaaaaacaaacagcaatacggtaacaaacaaacaattaacaaaatggacaattaaaatacaattttaaacatACTCGCAAATATGAGGAGAAAGAAGGTAGACAAAACTCTGAACTTCATTTTGTAGCACCTGTACTTAATCTaaaagagaaatgaataaaGAAGTCCGGAATacgaaaatgtgtttaaatgtcggaatagaaacacactgacACTGTTAACATCCAAACATCCATacttattttgttaat is drawn from Puntigrus tetrazona isolate hp1 chromosome 7, ASM1883169v1, whole genome shotgun sequence and contains these coding sequences:
- the LOC122348519 gene encoding immunoglobulin kappa light chain-like isoform X1, with amino-acid sequence MTFYVMNILHFCASVVITGLISNSHLYRKIIKYRCYKMKFRVLSTFFLLIFANGSWESGVFIHQDPLLAAELGSSVIIVCSHSDDYVNVVSWYKHSVGKKPLLVAYSEHGSSSVTYESGFNEKNHPISPGTDSFNLTIINLKEYDFATYYCAVSFLNVMTFGEGTILLRKESDGPRRTTVLQRPVSDRLHPGDSVTLQCSVVSQICAGEYSVYWFRRSPGHSDPGIIYTHDNRSDRCTERSETQSCVYSLSQADLTPSDAGIYYCAVATCGKIHLGNGTKLIIEAPFNFWNPVVLTLCTITIISIIVNIFMVRRIYKNHKKETSKQPRNQRTQETDALNYIALSFPKRHTTSKTSSEKTSQEQTIYSQITNQQFR
- the LOC122348519 gene encoding immunoglobulin kappa light chain-like isoform X2 — encoded protein: MKFRVLSTLCLLVFANGSWESGVFIHQDPLLAAELGSSVIIVCSHSDDYVNVVSWYKHSVGKKPLLVAYSEHGSSSVTYESGFNEKNHPISPGTDSFNLTIINLKEYDFATYYCAVSFLNVMTFGEGTILLRKESDGPRRTTVLQRPVSDRLHPGDSVTLQCSVVSQICAGEYSVYWFRRSPGHSDPGIIYTHDNRSDRCTERSETQSCVYSLSQADLTPSDAGIYYCAVATCGKIHLGNGTKLIIEAPFNFWNPVVLTLCTITIISIIVNIFMVRRIYKNHKKETSKQPRNQRTQETDALNYIALSFPKRHTTSKTSSEKTSQEQTIYSQITNQQFR
- the LOC122348519 gene encoding immunoglobulin kappa light chain-like isoform X3; its protein translation is MKFRVLSTFFLLIFANGSWESGVFIHQDPLLAAELGSSVIIVCSHSDDYVNVVSWYKHSVGKKPLLVAYSEHGSSSVTYESGFNEKNHPISPGTDSFNLTIINLKEYDFATYYCAVSFLNVMTFGEGTILLRKESDGPRRTTVLQRPVSDRLHPGDSVTLQCSVVSQICAGEYSVYWFRRSPGHSDPGIIYTHDNRSDRCTERSETQSCVYSLSQADLTPSDAGIYYCAVATCGKIHLGNGTKLIIEAPFNFWNPVVLTLCTITIISIIVNIFMVRRIYKNHKKETSKQPRNQRTQETDALNYIALSFPKRHTTSKTSSEKTSQEQTIYSQITNQQFR